In Phreatobacter stygius, a genomic segment contains:
- a CDS encoding fumarylacetoacetate hydrolase family protein gives MHLVTYRSTIESAARLGVIDGDLVVDVEKIGAKAARSLPAAMLDFIDLGPAAIAELRAALDDHRDHWPAGTAVPLANVKLLAPIPRPRKNIFGIGLNYVEHVAESARTLDTAKDLPKQPVIFSKPPTSVIGPGEAIEHNANITQQLDWEVELAVVMGRTARRVSEAEALSFVFGYSVLIDISARDNRRAGQWIYSKGQDTYAPFGPCIVTADALGDPHDLGLWLTVNGHTKQRSNTRHMLFKIPTLIADISAAITLEPGDIIATGTPEGVGAGRTPQEWLWPGDVVEAGVDGIGRIRHPVVAA, from the coding sequence ATGCATCTCGTAACCTATCGCAGCACCATCGAATCCGCCGCACGCCTCGGTGTCATCGACGGCGACCTGGTGGTCGACGTCGAAAAGATCGGCGCCAAGGCGGCACGGTCGCTGCCGGCCGCCATGCTCGATTTCATCGACCTCGGCCCGGCGGCCATCGCCGAGCTTCGCGCCGCCCTGGACGACCATCGCGACCATTGGCCGGCCGGCACGGCCGTGCCGCTCGCCAACGTCAAATTGCTGGCGCCGATCCCCCGGCCACGCAAGAATATTTTCGGCATCGGCCTCAACTATGTCGAACATGTCGCCGAGTCCGCGCGAACGCTCGACACGGCCAAGGACCTGCCGAAACAGCCGGTCATCTTCTCAAAACCCCCGACCAGCGTGATTGGCCCGGGCGAAGCCATCGAGCACAATGCCAACATCACCCAGCAGCTCGACTGGGAGGTCGAACTCGCGGTGGTGATGGGGCGCACCGCCCGCCGCGTTTCCGAGGCCGAGGCGCTGTCCTTCGTCTTCGGCTACAGCGTGCTGATCGATATCAGCGCGCGCGACAACCGGCGCGCCGGCCAGTGGATCTATTCCAAGGGCCAGGACACCTACGCACCCTTCGGCCCCTGCATCGTCACCGCCGACGCGCTCGGCGATCCGCATGACCTCGGCCTGTGGCTGACGGTCAACGGCCACACGAAGCAGCGCTCGAACACGCGTCACATGCTGTTCAAGATCCCGACCCTGATCGCCGACATCAGCGCCGCGATCACCCTCGAACCCGGCGACATCATCGCGACCGGAACGCCTGAAGGTGTCGGCGCCGGCCGCACGCCCCAGGAGTGGCTCTGGCCGGGCGACGTGGTCGAGGCCGGCGTCGACGGGATCGGACGGATCCGCCACCCCGTGGTGGCGGCCTGA
- a CDS encoding cupin domain-containing protein: MANARENHREDVAGRANVEDTPELLAYYDQLERLEAGALWTVANKIEPWQPKSSSVPVLWRYQDLREHVLRSVDLVTAEKAGRRVIYLNNPGRRDVAAAVGWLYSGLQVMHPGEVASAHAHSASALRFIMEGSGAYTIVDGHKMTLGANDFVLTPNGTWHEHGVASDGTPCIWQDGLDIPLVNALEANFYAVHPDLQQAVGHPVDDVTGTWGHPGLRPAAGDWAKGYSPLLKYEWGPTYEALQRYGKVTDGSAFDGILMNYVNPATGGPVMQTIGASMQLLRAGEHTKAHRHTGSFIYQVAKGRGHSIINGKRFDWRERDIFCLPAWAWHEHANASDSEDACLFTFNDLPVMRSLGLYREEAFGEADGQQPVSA, translated from the coding sequence ATGGCCAATGCCAGAGAGAACCACCGCGAGGACGTCGCCGGGCGGGCGAATGTCGAGGATACGCCGGAGCTGCTGGCCTATTACGATCAACTGGAGCGGCTGGAGGCGGGCGCCCTCTGGACCGTCGCCAACAAGATCGAGCCCTGGCAGCCCAAGTCCTCGTCGGTTCCGGTGCTGTGGCGCTACCAGGACCTGCGTGAGCACGTGTTGCGCTCGGTCGATCTGGTCACCGCCGAAAAGGCGGGCCGGCGGGTGATCTATCTCAACAATCCCGGCCGGCGCGATGTCGCGGCGGCGGTCGGCTGGCTCTATTCCGGCCTGCAGGTCATGCATCCGGGCGAGGTCGCATCGGCCCATGCGCATTCCGCCTCGGCGCTGCGCTTCATCATGGAGGGTTCGGGCGCCTACACGATCGTCGACGGCCACAAGATGACGCTGGGCGCCAACGACTTCGTGCTGACCCCCAACGGCACCTGGCACGAACACGGCGTCGCCTCCGACGGCACGCCCTGCATCTGGCAGGATGGGCTGGACATTCCGCTGGTCAACGCGCTCGAGGCGAATTTCTACGCCGTGCATCCCGACCTGCAGCAGGCGGTGGGCCATCCGGTCGATGACGTCACCGGCACCTGGGGCCATCCGGGCCTGCGGCCGGCCGCCGGCGACTGGGCCAAGGGCTATTCGCCGCTGCTGAAATACGAATGGGGTCCAACCTACGAAGCGCTGCAACGCTACGGCAAGGTCACCGACGGCTCGGCTTTCGACGGCATCCTGATGAACTACGTCAACCCGGCAACCGGCGGGCCGGTGATGCAGACGATCGGCGCGTCGATGCAGTTGCTGCGCGCCGGCGAGCACACCAAGGCGCACCGGCACACCGGCAGCTTCATCTACCAGGTCGCCAAGGGCCGCGGCCATTCCATCATCAACGGCAAGCGCTTCGACTGGAGGGAACGCGACATCTTCTGCCTGCCCGCCTGGGCCTGGCATGAGCACGCCAATGCCTCGGACAGCGAGGACGCCTGCCTCTTCACCTTCAACGACCTGCCGGTGATGCGCTCGCTCGGCCTCTATCGCGAAGAGGCCTTCGGCGAGGCTGACGGCCAGCAGCCGGTTTCGGCCTGA